The genomic region tgtgtgtgtgtgtgtgtgtgtgtgtgtgtgcgtgcgtgcgtgcgtgcgtgcgtgcgtgtgtgtttagcagtcttatggcttttcagcagtcttatggcttggggctagaTGCAGTCTCGGAGCCTGTTGTTCTGAGAGCCAATGCTCTGGTACCATTTGCCGGCTGGTTGCAGAGTAAATCGTCTATGGCTTGGATGGCTGGGACACCGCCTGATATAAAGGTCATGGATGGCAAGGAGCTCTGCTCCAGTGATGTATTGGACTGTCCGCACCACCATCTGTAGCACTTTGTGGTCAAGGGTGGTTCATTTTCTATACCAAGCTGTGATGCAGTGAGGcaaagatgctctcgatggtgcagctgtagggaTCCGAGGATCCATGCGAAATCTttttagcctcctgaggggggaaaggcgctgtagtgccctcttcacaactgtgggtgtgtgtgttccctgtcaagtccttagtgatgtggacaccaaggaacttgaagctctcgacccgcttcactacagccccgtcgatgaggatGGGGGTGTGcgctcccctctttctcctgtagtccatgattAGCTCCTTGgtctgacgttgagggagaggttgttgtcatggcagaggtgttgttgcctaccctcaccacctggggccttcccgtcaggaagtccatgatcTAGTTAAAGAGGAAGGTGTTCAGTCCCTGGGTCCCCAGCTttgtgatgagcttggaggggacccacggtgttgaatactgagctgtagtctatcaacagcattctcacatagttatttcccctcttgtccaggtgggagagggcagtgtgaagtgtaattgagattgcgtcatctgagGATCTGTTGGGGCGCTATGCGAATTGGGAGTGGGTCGGTGTCTGGGATGAGACAGACCCTATTCTTCTCTGATATATCCACCTATATAATAATGCTTTTGTCGGGGCCTcctgggtggtgcagtggtctagggcactgggtctgggttcgtgcccaggctctgtcgcagcggccgcgactgggaggtccgtgggacgacgcacaattggcctagcgtcgtgttaggtagggtttggccggtagggatatccttgtctcatcgcgcaccagtgactcctgtggtgggccgggtgcagtgcacgctaaccaggttgGTGCGGCtggcattggtgcggctggcttccgggttggctgcgcgctgtgttaaagaagcagtgcggcttggttgggttgtgtttcggaggacgcatggctttcaaccttcgtctcttccGAGctcgtatgggagttgtagcgatgagacaagatagtaattactaacaattggataccatgataAGGgggtaaatttaaaaaataatagtaataatgcttttgtctgggatgatggtcttgatgtgtgtcatgaccagcctttaaaAGTAATATAGGCAggttaggcaggttaccttggagtTCTTGGGAACAGTGACAATGGTGGTCAGAttgaaacatgttgggattacagactACAGACAAGGTTAGATTGAAAATGTCCTTGAAGACACTTGCcaactggtctgcgcatgctttgagaaAACGCCCTGTTATTCCATCTGGcccagcagccttgcgagtgttaacctgtttaaaagtTTTACTCACATCCTCCAgggagagcgagatcacacagtcattCGGAACAACATAGGCTTTCACACAATACTCTGTTTTGTATTCCTTGAAGTGAGCATAAAGTGGTTGTAATTAAGAGAATCATGGTATCAAATATTTACTCTCGTATTGTCACTTGATGTGAATGGAAGTCCTTCTGGAAGTCTGTCCTTTCTGAAAAGGACAACAAGCATGACCTGCTTCATGAATGTCTCGAAGATTTCTATGCCTTTTCTTTACATATATATTTGAGAAAAACAATGTAAGCTCAGGCCATCTATTGTGTAGTACCATAATATTATCCTAATATAGCCCTACAGCCCACCAATCAACAAACATCTTGCCATGCCCTAATACTATGGATGGGTGGGCACAGCATGGTGAGACAGACCCTATCCCCCTCTGTATATCCACCTGTCAATGATGCTTTGTTAACTAATTCAACTCAAATGCATTTTTGTTGTGAATATATCTGCCTTTTAGGGTGTCACTATTGTTTGCCACTCCTTCCAGGAAGGACCAAGTCAGTGCCCTGATAATGTGAGACCTGCTTAGATATAGGATTTGAATGGTTATTTATTGTAGCAGAGGGTGATCAACAAATAAAAGCAACAACAATCAGCAGACAATAGAACGTAATATGTTATGTGGGCGTGGCCTAATAGAATTGTCTATTTAGCTATTGTTCGTCTACgtaaataaagaaataaactGGGGCCTGTCCAATGTTTTGATCAAAATACTGGGTGGATTGTCACACTTCTTCTGAGTGTCTGGCCGAGGATCACTGTCAATAAACAGATAAAACTGCCTAGCTTCAAATGCCAGTCATCCGTACAGGAGGTCTGTGCAAAACGGGTGAGCTACTTGTCCCTTTAAGCTCTGTTATTCTACAATGATACTGTACTGAGCAGACTAGACTCAAGCCAAACATCCCCTTCATGATTGATGGGAATTAGAAGAGGTAAAGAGCTTTTCGATGGCGATTAACAAAATGTCCTCTTTTCAGcattcctttaaaaaaaatgtgtgaaACATAGACATTGAAACCAAAGTGACATATGTGCCTGAGAGACTGTATACAAACCTGCCACTGCATTAGCTCGGCCACATTTGTTTCACATTGAATTGACATATTATTACATACTGGTATGACAGTGTTACAGTTGTATCATTATTGATTTCCAGATTTTATAGGGACAGAATGTGCTCTCTCAAAATGATGTATTATGGGTTATTCTGTTCACTTGAACAAAATGTACAGAGTGAATTAATGATGGTTTTAACAGCAGTGCAAATAGGCTACAGAAAGCCTTCCCCCATCAATCAATAATGATTGTATCGGCTTTATGCATCTTCCTGTCGTTTTTTAATACGTTAACTTGTCACCTTGCTTGATTCTATGCCACTGTTTCCATTTATAGGGTGTAATTCACATGACTGTCTGACATAAACAAAAGCTTATATAAGAcagtaaaatgtattaaatacttaCGAGGTCCGATTTCCGATCGTTCCCAGGTAGTGCTGCACGAGAAGTCATTGTCCCTGAGGTATCCTTTCTATCAGACTAAATGCCAACTTGGTttgtatgtaggtatgtacaggATTAACGTTGTATTCTACCGAGGATAACAGTCGACATTGGCCGCTCCACCGCCTAGCCAGTGTTCAAAGGCAATAGACGCCAATCCTACCGGCAACCCCAGGTTCGAGAGCAGTGAGACAGAATTTTATCCTCAAACAATACTCATTTTTATTGTAAAAGGGCAGCACCGAACACGAAATTATACAGACAATTGTCTAGAAAACGGTCTGAATAGCCTACTTACTAGGCTATCCACTTCATGTTTGGCTGATTCTTCATGTGAAGAAAGGCATCAATGCTGTGCTTCATTATGGAAATAAAATGAAACCAAAATGGGTTTATTCTAACTATCGCACCATTACTATactaaaaatatgttttagaaAGCAATTATGTGTGGTCCAGTGATGCCTGTGGGTGTATGTCCGGAACACAGAAGTTTGTTATATCCAATAAAAACAATTGGCAAAACTAAAAACATAGGTCAGGTAGTCTGCGCGTACCACGACCATGGGGGGATGTCTGTCGTTgagaaatatgtatttttttggggggtgccAAATGATGCTCGCAAAACCAACCACTCCCAAGGCAAAACACTGAACGACTTAAGACTAATTGTCAACCAGCATTTCATAGTTGATTATTTAATAATTAACCGTCAACAGAAACAATACAACGACATGACAATTGCGGATAAAGCATCGGCGAATATACAGttaccccctttctctttctgttcgCGATGGACCACTTCCGAAAAAGTAGCCGTCGAATAATAATCAACGTTCGAAAAATTATTTATCTTGGATTCTTGCAGATATCCTTCATTACTATCAGTTGTAACATTTGCCTACATAAAAAGACATTCCCAAACTGTGTGATAAGAGCAAGAAGGAAGAACGTCAAGCAAAATAATAGGCAGGGCTGCGTCGGAGGCTCAGTAACACACCCTTCCCCCATGTTCTTAAAGAGACAATTTCCCCATTCATTCATCGGTAGAACAGCAGTTACCAGCACAAACCACACGCCAACCACGTTGGCAAGCAATACTCTGTACAGTAATGTCATCACTTGACACTGCAGACAGCATCTTTTGGGCATTTGACAACAGGGGTGACAGCGCCCTATCTAAAATAGACACACTTAAACAAAGCAACAAACAACTACTGTACTTGTATTTAATTTCCCCTCCACTTGTAATTTCTATTGTTGTGAGAACAAACCATCTGTTCTCTGGTGTATAGCATTTCTATGTTTTAATCTAGCTATATTATCCACGTCTATTTATAGATCATACCATGTGGGTGATGACAGCAGAAGCACACCACCAAAGACTATAGTCTCACCTGTACAAATCGGACACGAGAGGGTCGGGCCCATGAACACCTCATTCTGCTGTGGTCCCCGGGATCTTGCTATTTTGTTATTGAGATAGGCATATAGTGGATGTTGGTTTAGCGCTTTTCTTGGTTTCACATGGGTGATAGAGCAGTGTGAGAGCACATAAGAGCAGTGTGAGAAAGTGAGCCACTATTGAAAAGTTCCACGCGTCAGACTCTCTCTAATCAGCGTCTAGTCCCGAAGCATCATTAGGCAGTCATTTGGGACCAAATCATTTGGAAACCGCTTTATGTGGAATTTTCAATAGTCCTAATGGGGTATGTGTAAAGGCAGGTGAAGTGTGGGTGTCAGTTGGTGCTGCTCTTTCCACAGTGTGTACCACAGAGAGAGCCTGGACATGATTGTAAGTGATGTGTGCACACGGAGTAGGTCAGGGTGATCGACCAGGGCCCAGCCCACCACTGCATCCCTGGTTGACCCTGAGGAACTAAACACACACCACCTCCAGTCAGGTCCACTGTCCAACAGAGCCTCCACTGTCTGACTCAAGACTCTTGGCAGATCTGATTTGATATAGCTTCATGAATTAATAGTATTAGTACTGTATTAATAACCCATTAGTAGCCCATTCATTCCAAACATGTTACCTTATAACTTCAGCTGAGAGAGTGTTGAGCCCTTTTAACTATTTGACTTCTACGTTATAATTAAAAAAACAAGCCCACTCAATGTAGGCCTATAATAACATGGCAACATGAACGGTCCACTGTTATCCAAACTCCAAAATGCTTTACATATCCTCGGACACTGGTTGTTTCTGCGCTGACACCACTGGAGAAGAGTTACAAAGTACTGTAACTTCTCTCTATTCCAGTTGACCTACTATATTTCAGACCAAGTCATCTCAACGTTCTAATTACAATTGTTGGTAGGCAGCACCACAGCCAACCCCCCACTGCATTCATCTCTAATCTGGCAGAGATTATGACGTCtggaggcacactggaggccATGCTCTGCCCTTAATCAAGAGTCTGTCCAACCCTGGCCCTGATGCCCAGGATGTTGTTGTTAAAAGTTTAGAAATAACTATTTGTGAACAGAATCATTATTATATTTGATGAGCCTTGACTGTAATTCAAAAATGATTGAACATGTTGTCCAACTGTTTATTTGAATACAAATTGATAAAGGAACCAAATAGATAGAAATATAGGCCATTGATTGTATACATCATGGTTTTCAAGAGTATATCAGCAACAAAATAATGCATTGGGTAAATTACCATTGAAATAGGTAAGATTGGCATTTTTAGGAATTATGTTTCTAAATATCTCATGTATAGATCATACTTTTGCTTGTTATGTTGATATTGTTTGTTGATTGACATTTTTAGATACATCATGTTGGTGAGAAGTTGCAATGTCATCCTGTTTTCTTTCTGTGCTGTGTTGCAATTCTGTATGTTGTAGAGGGCCACCTAGTGGAGTAGTAGCCTCATCATGGCCGGAGGCATCCTTATAACTGTTGTGATGGCGTCATCTTGTGGTTATCAATGATTATTTTACTTGTGGTGGCAGTGTTTTATTGTATCATCAGCAAAACCCCATTTTATCCATAGAGTTGTGACATGATGATTGCCTGCAGCTTTCTTAGTCATGTGCTAGTCATGCCTGTTAAGGACATTCTCACTTTCATCTAGCATAAAGGTACTTGCCATGCTTCTAGGCTCTGAGATATATGCTTGGTGATTGAAACtaacaaactcagcaaaaaaagaaacggccctttttcaggaccctgtctttcaaagttaattcgtaaaaatacaaataacttcacagatcttcattgtaaaggatttaaacactgtttcccatgcttgttcaatgaaccataaacaattaatgaacatgcacttgtggaacggtcgttaagacactaacagcttacagacggtaggcaattaaggtcccAGTTATGAAATCTTAggactaaagaggcctttctactgactctgaaaaacaccaaaagaaagatgcccggggtccctgctcatctgcctTACGCATGCTGCaatgaggcatgaggactgcagatgtggccagggcaatagagGGCAATGTCCGTACTGTTTAACAaaacctgcacaggattggttcatccaaacatcacacctgtgggacaggtacaggatggcaacaacaactgcccgagatataccaggaacgcacaatcactccatcagcgatcagactgtccgcaataggctgagagaggctggactgagggcttgtaggtctgttgtaaggcaggtcctcaccagacatcaccggcaacaacgtcgcctatgggcacaaacctaccgtcgctggaccagagagggctggcaaaaagtgctcttcactgacgagtcgcggttttgtctcaccaggggtgatggtccgattcacgtttatcgtcgaaggaatgagcgttagaccgaggtctgtactctggagcgggatcgatttggaggtggagggtccgtcatggtctggggcggtgtgtcacagcatcatcggactgagcttattgtcattgtaggcaatctcaatgctgttcgttacagggaagacatcctcctccctcatgtggtacccttcctgcaggctcatcctgacatgaccctccagcatgacaattccaccagccatactgctcattctgtgcgtgatttcctgcaagacaggaatgtcagtgttctgtcatggccagcaaagagcccggatctcaatcccattgagcacgtctggaacctgttggaccagagagtgagggctagggccattccccccggAAATgttcgggaacttgcaggtgccttggtggaagtgtggggtaacatctcacagcaagaactggcaaatctggtgtagtccatgaggagaagatgcactgcagtatttaatgcagctggtgaccacaccagatatggactgttacttttgattttgacgccccctttgttcagggacacattattcaatttctgttagtcacatgtctgttgaacttgttcagtttatgtctcagctgTTGAATtgtatgttcatacaaatatttacacatgttaagtttcctgaaaataaacacagttgacagtgagaggacgtttattttttgctgagtttacattatAGAAGTAAATAGAAAGTGAACCAGCTAAACAGACCattgcgtctctctctctctctctctctctctctctctctctctctctctctctctctctctctctctctctctctctctctctctctctctctctctctctctctctctctctctctctctctctctccacagtacATTACTATGTAATAATAAGGTTACAAATACTATATTTCCCATCAAAATGTGTGTGCCTTTTGCATTTTCTACACGATCAAGCACAGCAAGATAGTATCAGTGTGCTTTACCCTAGACACAGCCTCGACTGATTGCAGTGCGGTCACAGATGAAGCTTTGAAGTGGTTTCTATCATTTTCTTGGTACTGACATGCATCTGTCACATTTAGACACATGCTTAGCTTTCTGTGGTAATCAAATGTGAGACTGATCTGATGTCACAGACAGGGTCTCTAAACTGCAGAAATTGTGCTGACCTATTAGGAAGTTTCCGACACTTCGTAAAAACCTCACCTTTAAAATGAAGAATTAATCTCTGTGCCTTTCACAATTTATGACTCACAGCTATCAGATGCAGCACTAATCTCTCCTCCTCAAAGGTAAGTTGATTTATGACTAGTGAATACCATTTTTGGTCAAATATTTTCATGCAACAGTGTGTTTTCAAAGTCAGAATGCATGCACATTTACACTTTTGTCATTGCTAAAActtcttaaaggggcaatctgcctCGCTTGATGCATTTTAGACTTTAAAGTTAATGatttttgaagaatataacttatcgATGCCTCattagcttagttcaactgtcgtaccccatcagaaccaaaAACATGTACTCTTTTGTTAGTAAACATcgtaattgtaaacaaacaatgtatagcctcaaaacatggtttacGCCATTGTTTCCCTTGTATCCATAGCTCTCCCCATGAATTTGAGAGTATTACATTTTTGCAGCCcaagctttttaccaaaacagtggtgtggggatgctttgttattgtttgaactgcaggTTGCCCCTTAAATCTCAATAAAAGTTTTAATGATGAAAGGGAATCTACTGGAAAGACAGAGCAATCCGTTGGGTCCCATTTTATAGTAAGTGACAGGGAAAGTATATATGCATTAAGTTGGCAAGCACAGTGTAATTATAATGTACTCATTGCTACACAGTGCTGACATGTTTATAGACAAACTCCACTATGTATTTATTTGGAGACTGAAAACCTTTAATTTAGCTCATAcgccagcattttggatttgtgATCAAATGTTTTCTTTCTgtactgcaaatgcatccaacaggtTTGTAGAGTCGCAAGTTTTTCACGTAATTAACAAGACATTGAGACATTGTACTGGATATCCAAAGAAAGGAACAATGAAATGGCATAGATTACATTGAAACTGTTGAGCAGGATGTTTACCGTAAGCAGGAATTATGGTTCAACAGAAGTTTCATATATTTGTTTCACATCTCATGTTGGCCCGCTTTCCTTTCCTTCCCACATCAGCACTTTCCTGGCGATGTTGGGGATTTTAAGCACGGTCATCATGGCCCTCATCTCAGTCGCTGCTACCTGCCCTGCCTCACCATGTGAATGTCTGGACAACGTCACAGTCAGCTGCCCGgacaagaggctgaagaaattcccTAACCTCCCCGATGGTATTGAGGAGCTTTATATGGCCCACAACCTGATCCAGACATTCCCCACCAGTGGACTGGAGCAGCTGCAGTTCCTGGATCTCACCAAAAACCGCCTCAATGTCTCCTTGACCTTCAACTTCATCTGGCCCAACATGAGCAGCCTGGTCAAGCTGTTTCTCAGGGGTAATTGCCTGGGTTCACTGGGCCCTGGGCAGCTCAAAGGCCTCTCAGCGCTCACCTTCCTGGACCTCAGTGAGAACCACATGGAGGCCCTGCACCCAGGAACTCTCCAAGGCCTTGGTCAATTGAAGACGCTCATTCTCACACTGAACCAGATCAACAGCCTGCAGTATGGGGCACTGAGTGGAGCCCCTGCACTCACTGACCTTCACCTGAGCAgcaacagtattgtggagtttGAAGAAGGGGTGTTTGAGAACTCCTCCAAGTTGGTAAAGCTGATTTTGTCCAAGAACAACTTGGTTAGCATTGGGAATGGCACATTCAGGGGAGCAGTTAACCTGAGCCATCTGGACCTCAGTGGAAACAAGTTTGATTTTGTGCCCATTGCTGCCCTGAGGGATGTGTCACAGCTGCACAGCTTGTACCTCCAGAAGAACAGCATCACCTTCATACCAGAAGATGCTTTCTCTGAGCTCAGCCATCTAAGGATTTTGGTTTTGAATAATAACGGCCTGAGCAGAATAGCTGAGGACTCATTGAGCGGTCTATTCCATCTCGGTCAATTGGATCTGAGCTACAATAACCTCAAATCCCTCCCCTCTGAAGTTTTTCAATATCTAGGCAGACTGGAGCTCCTGGATCTCTACCATAACAACCTGACATACCTTCCAGAGGACCTGTTTCACAACCTAACTGGGCTGAGAGAGCTGCAGCTTGACAGCAACAAGATCTCATCCATTCCACCAGGGCTCTTTCACATGATGTCTAAGCTAAGGGAACTCCA from Oncorhynchus keta strain PuntledgeMale-10-30-2019 chromosome 18, Oket_V2, whole genome shotgun sequence harbors:
- the LOC118397317 gene encoding insulin-like growth factor-binding protein complex acid labile subunit, producing the protein MLGILSTVIMALISVAATCPASPCECLDNVTVSCPDKRLKKFPNLPDGIEELYMAHNLIQTFPTSGLEQLQFLDLTKNRLNVSLTFNFIWPNMSSLVKLFLRGNCLGSLGPGQLKGLSALTFLDLSENHMEALHPGTLQGLGQLKTLILTLNQINSLQYGALSGAPALTDLHLSSNSIVEFEEGVFENSSKLVKLILSKNNLVSIGNGTFRGAVNLSHLDLSGNKFDFVPIAALRDVSQLHSLYLQKNSITFIPEDAFSELSHLRILVLNNNGLSRIAEDSLSGLFHLGQLDLSYNNLKSLPSEVFQYLGRLELLDLYHNNLTYLPEDLFHNLTGLRELQLDSNKISSIPPGLFHMMSKLRELQLANNQISDLHKALFSSLRSLRKLYLDNNVLSKIPRGLFHKTKSLRELQLDNNHLRSLARSIFHGLTKLHFLKLFNNRLTAIHPEQFSTLGELRELLLNENLIEDLPKGLFSKLRSLKILDLNNNRLTALASTDFDGLGALKELNLSFNQLHDLPYATFYSLDDLRRLLLQNNRLVSLHPQVFSPLVDLQEIDLDNNQIKLLHPDVFQGLHHLQKLHLKSNRLSTLVNGTLEPLESLKILHLEGNPWDCSCRSPILYINNWIINNTQKLQDKPMCSSINRPISQPANLLKPCVSIACCPRSKFPLEMLTVLTAWLLGIGFL